The region ATGCCTACTTCCAACTGTATAATGACACTCATATACAAGTTGAATCGCAAATGAAATTTGTTAATAATTTGGTTGGTATGCCGTAATGTTATGGCCATGCCATGTTTGTTTGAACCTGATTCATTTTATTTTTTTGGAGGAAAGTGGTTTTGTGTAATCAATTTGAGTGAAGATTCTTGGTGACCGTTCATGTCCATAGTTTTGGTCTGAGAAAGTAGAGATGGGTACGAGTTTGGAAATAATGAGTAGGCAACACGTTTTGAAAGAGTTGTCATCCGAAACGGGTCTGCTTTTGCGGGTGTCCGAAGGCAGCAACTCGGAGGAGTTAGAGGAATTCTTCGAAAATTCAGCAACCTTGAATACGTTACAGAGAGTTAATGGATTTAAAATTTAAGAACTGGGCATTTGAACTTGGGTATGTTGCCCAAGACCATGAAAATGCCCATGAACGATTAGAGGTTTCTTTGGAATTAAAGAAGAAAGGATGCTAATTATGAAAACGAACGTATTTTTTGTGATGTCATTAGTTATTGTGGGGTTGTTTGTTAATAATGTATTAGGAGTAGCGAGTGATTATTTATCAGATGATTTCCCCGGCGAAGAAATTGATACTGCCAAGTGGAATGTTTCTTTAGATACCACTGGTACTGTAACGGTAAGTGATAGTGTACTGACTCTGGCAGCTGCCTCTGGTACTCCTTGGGTAAGGGTCGGCAGCAAAAAAGAGTACCGTCCAACAAAAGATTTATATGTTGTTTTATCGATGTATGATGTTAGTCCGTATAATTGGAATAAGAAAGCTTACTGGGGACTTAACGCGGATTATCTGTCGGATACGGTCAATTTTATACGAGTACGCACTGATTTAACCACCAATAAACAGTATTTTTCGATGAAAAAAAATGGAGGTACAAGTCGTGAGATTCAGCTTGCGTCGTATGTTGGTTTTGATGACCAGCGTGACTGGGTATTTAAGTGGACAAAGGACAGAGTTCTTCTGTATATGAATGGTGATTTAGTGGTTGACACTGATGTTGATACGCCTATCAGTGGTTCATGGGAAATACCAACCGTCGACATGGGTGCATATTTTAAAAGGGGTTCAGAACAACTCAAGTGTGGTATGGTGACTTTAGAGATGGCTGCGGTGAATTACACTGATGAAAACTGGGAAAGCATAGCTAATACAAATATCGAGACTTATCGTAAACGTGATGTTGAGATTGATGTGAACCTTTCAGGATATGGCGCTGTAGCAGGCAGAAACGTGGAGATTGTGCAGGTGAAACACGAATTTGGATTTGGCTCTGCTATTACATATGAGGTGTTACAAGAAAGTGAGCCGAATAAAGAGACGTATGAGGATTTCTTCCGCAGTCATTTTGAATGGGCAACTCCCCGTAATAGTGCAAAGTGGGATAGTTTGGAGCCTACAAGAGATTATAAGTCCTATGGCGGCGTGGATATGGTTACAGAGTTTTGTACTGAGAATGATATTAATATGCGCGGCCATACATTGTTTTATTCATGGAAAGATCCGGAATGGATGGAAGACGCTAACGACGTAATCGCATGGGATGAGATATTGGAACATATTGAGGAGGAACCCAATTATTTCGCAGGCAAATTTAAGCATTGGGATGTCATGAATGAAGCTGTTGTCCTTAACTATTATGATGCCAGATTTGGCACAGGAACCAGTTCTGATCTTTTTGTAAGGACCAGAGCAAGATTAAATGAAGTGGACCCCAACTGTCTGATGTTTACAAATGAAAACGGCATTCTTGTTGGTCAGCGGACTGAGAATT is a window of Phycisphaerae bacterium DNA encoding:
- a CDS encoding endo-1,4-beta-xylanase, with amino-acid sequence MKTNVFFVMSLVIVGLFVNNVLGVASDYLSDDFPGEEIDTAKWNVSLDTTGTVTVSDSVLTLAAASGTPWVRVGSKKEYRPTKDLYVVLSMYDVSPYNWNKKAYWGLNADYLSDTVNFIRVRTDLTTNKQYFSMKKNGGTSREIQLASYVGFDDQRDWVFKWTKDRVLLYMNGDLVVDTDVDTPISGSWEIPTVDMGAYFKRGSEQLKCGMVTLEMAAVNYTDENWESIANTNIETYRKRDVEIDVNLSGYGAVAGRNVEIVQVKHEFGFGSAITYEVLQESEPNKETYEDFFRSHFEWATPRNSAKWDSLEPTRDYKSYGGVDMVTEFCTENDINMRGHTLFYSWKDPEWMEDANDVIAWDEILEHIEEEPNYFAGKFKHWDVMNEAVVLNYYDARFGTGTSSDLFVRTRARLNEVDPNCLMFTNENGILVGQRTENYRDLIEAHRDANAFPDAIGIQGHMKKDFPRPVMFAALDSMSNLDSEPNLPIWITEFSVVDSNETNRADCFEDFYRIAFGHPGVEGILMWDFWAGNHTYGADAAIVDVNWNLTEAGERYEAMMAEWTTNTVLKTDANGVVTFRGTHGTYEIRIPTFDPCDSDGYWTTTVTLEPGESTEQWSFDITDIAPVFTEKVTEWTPGNTGWTTKDLSGEVPANAVAEIAIANIAADSLAIGGVRARGSSLNRYASMHEAEDGGRDFVTMTVQVDPNCEIETYADNTDRIRFVLLG